In Macrotis lagotis isolate mMagLag1 chromosome 8, bilby.v1.9.chrom.fasta, whole genome shotgun sequence, a single genomic region encodes these proteins:
- the LOC141496095 gene encoding histone H2A-like, with the protein MSEKRSHPGPSQPRARTRSRSSRAQLQFPVSRVDRFLRQGHYAQRLASGAPVFLAAVLEYLTAEILELAGNAARDNQKSRIAPRHVQLAVRNDAELNQLFGDVTISQGGVLPRIHSELLQSVNKGQSSRNRGGNSNIQAVKTK; encoded by the coding sequence ATGTCTGAGAAACGGAGCCACCCAGGACCTTCGCAACCGCGTGCCCGAACCCGATCACGCTCCTCAAGAGCCCAGCTACAGTTCCCTGTGAGCCGCGTGGACCGCTTTCTGCGCCAGGGCCACTATGCCCAGCGGTTGGCTTCTGGGGCCCCCGTTTTCCTGGCTGCTGTGTTGGAGTACCTGACCGCCGAGATCCTGGAGCTGGCCGGCAACGCTGCCCGGGACAACCAGAAGAGCCGCATCGCGCCCCGGCACGTGCAGCTGGCTGTGCGTAATGATGCTGAGCTCAACCAACTCTTTGGAGATGTCACCATCTCGCAGGGTGGAGTCTTGCCCCGCATCCATTCGGAGCTCCTGCAGTCGGTGAACAAGGGTCAGAGTAGCCGCAACCGCGGAGGAAATTCTAATATCCAGGCAGTGAAGACCAAATAA